In a single window of the Acinetobacter sp. CS-2 genome:
- the tnpB gene encoding IS66 family insertion sequence element accessory protein TnpB (TnpB, as the term is used for proteins encoded by IS66 family insertion elements, is considered an accessory protein, since TnpC, encoded by a neighboring gene, is a DDE family transposase.) — MIRIDEIWLSTQPMDMRAGMDTTMAQVVRAFGYIKPHCAYLFCNKRGHRIKVLVHDGLGIWLCARRLEQGKFHWAQVHQGETVALSPEQLQALIQGLPWQRIGRQQVVTML; from the coding sequence ATGATCCGCATTGATGAAATCTGGTTGTCTACTCAGCCCATGGACATGCGTGCAGGTATGGATACGACCATGGCTCAGGTGGTGAGAGCCTTTGGCTACATCAAACCGCATTGTGCTTACCTGTTCTGTAATAAACGTGGCCATCGCATAAAAGTGTTGGTACATGATGGACTGGGCATCTGGCTGTGTGCCCGGCGGCTGGAACAGGGAAAATTTCACTGGGCTCAAGTTCACCAAGGTGAAACCGTGGCCCTCAGCCCGGAACAGTTACAGGCACTGATCCAAGGTTTGCCCTGGCAGCGCATTGGACGACAGCAGGTGGTGACGATGCTTTAA
- a CDS encoding transposase, translating to MNMDIYSATPPVAKKRRTYSQEFKLSIVNACKNPNTSIASVALQHSINANLVSRWIRIFSHHEGAVQDPTHVNPAFIALPYTAAISQPIDERITLCITVPHTNNDIQLKWQTSEIPVLAELLKALAT from the coding sequence ATGAACATGGATATATATTCAGCAACACCTCCTGTTGCTAAAAAACGCAGAACATACAGCCAAGAATTCAAACTCAGTATTGTCAATGCCTGTAAAAATCCTAATACCTCGATCGCTTCGGTCGCACTGCAACATAGTATTAATGCCAACCTTGTCAGTCGTTGGATCAGGATCTTCAGCCATCATGAGGGTGCCGTGCAGGATCCTACTCATGTGAATCCAGCATTTATTGCTTTGCCTTACACTGCTGCAATCAGCCAACCTATTGATGAGAGGATCACGTTGTGTATCACCGTGCCTCATACGAATAATGATATTCAGCTAAAATGGCAGACATCAGAAATACCTGTCTTGGCAGAATTACTCAAGGCACTTGCAACATGA
- a CDS encoding tyrosine-type recombinase/integrase has translation MSENLSMHSMSNEELIQEWLDSLKLENKSDMTINEYKKSLLLMLEMPFFKGKHLLELDRDYITSFRLHRIDVDIVSARTLNKNLSALKNFLNYCLRKEYIPENFFSDIRVKFKNQSLPRPIAVNTLNEILDNKTPLNPKYNNQKLRDLAAAEIAYSGGLRISELHAIKLSDINLSAMQLKVLGKGNNERIVFLGKKSLEAISTWLLVRNRWISKAGVEDCGYLFIAPSGKHIAKNHLGACITALLKAHGSGNIGSTHALRHSFASHLYNKTKNIRAVQEMLGHKSLSSTQVYILVDHETLISSYKDAHPRARANQD, from the coding sequence ATGTCGGAAAATCTATCCATGCATAGCATGTCGAATGAGGAATTGATTCAAGAATGGCTTGATAGCCTGAAGCTTGAAAATAAGTCCGACATGACGATTAATGAATACAAAAAGAGCTTACTTTTGATGTTAGAAATGCCTTTTTTTAAAGGTAAACATCTATTGGAACTAGACCGCGATTACATCACATCATTTCGGTTGCATCGAATCGATGTTGATATTGTTTCTGCAAGAACACTCAACAAAAATTTATCAGCTTTAAAAAACTTCCTGAACTATTGTCTGCGTAAGGAATATATACCTGAAAACTTCTTTTCTGACATTCGGGTTAAGTTCAAAAACCAAAGCTTACCGCGCCCGATCGCCGTGAATACGTTGAATGAGATACTTGATAACAAGACGCCATTAAATCCGAAATACAATAATCAAAAGTTAAGAGATCTAGCAGCTGCAGAAATTGCTTATTCTGGCGGTTTACGTATCTCTGAATTACATGCCATCAAACTAAGTGATATCAACCTCAGTGCTATGCAACTAAAGGTATTGGGTAAAGGAAATAATGAACGGATTGTTTTTTTAGGAAAAAAATCACTAGAGGCTATTTCTACTTGGCTTTTAGTTCGTAATCGTTGGATTTCAAAAGCTGGAGTAGAAGACTGCGGATATTTATTCATTGCACCATCTGGCAAACATATTGCGAAAAACCATTTAGGTGCATGCATTACAGCTCTGTTAAAGGCGCATGGTTCTGGAAATATTGGTAGTACTCATGCTTTGAGACATAGTTTTGCATCGCACTTGTATAACAAAACAAAAAATATTCGCGCCGTTCAGGAAATGCTAGGTCATAAATCACTATCTTCGACACAAGTATATATTCTTGTAGATCACGAAACGTTGATTAGTTCTTATAAAGATGCACATCCACGCGCTAGAGCGAACCAAGATTAA